The Fibrobacter sp. UWB5 genome has a window encoding:
- a CDS encoding outer membrane beta-barrel protein, with translation MDFKRLSVAFAMALAFSMPAMAQDDDDEGWATAPSAQSSGDDQSYDGSTDSEFANDEEYASAYARYKAETTKKSEINRMRNEGFQRAVLLGIRAQGGINTFFGENSDGWKIGYQGGGGLLLKMNFMVKNLSLVPELTFNYRHYTYEQDMDAYTNEASIDLFMFEIPIIFRYTFEDYDFYVGLGINMGLKLNGSSEFKTSGGKRDNTVATSGMEVGGALDIGYMLTRWVSVDIRVVQCFTSLLNKTLVAEEAFYDSSLNTFYTTLGINFMF, from the coding sequence ATGGATTTTAAGAGATTGAGTGTTGCTTTCGCCATGGCTCTGGCATTTTCGATGCCCGCCATGGCTCAAGATGATGATGATGAAGGTTGGGCTACAGCCCCCTCTGCCCAAAGTTCCGGCGACGACCAGTCGTACGACGGCTCTACCGACAGCGAATTTGCGAACGACGAAGAATACGCCAGCGCATACGCTCGTTACAAGGCCGAAACGACCAAGAAATCCGAAATCAACCGCATGCGTAACGAAGGTTTCCAGCGTGCCGTTTTGCTCGGTATTCGCGCCCAGGGCGGTATCAACACCTTCTTTGGCGAAAACTCTGACGGCTGGAAGATCGGCTACCAGGGCGGTGGCGGCCTTCTGCTCAAGATGAACTTCATGGTCAAGAACTTGAGCCTCGTGCCCGAACTGACCTTCAACTACAGACATTACACCTACGAACAAGACATGGATGCTTACACCAACGAAGCAAGCATCGATCTCTTCATGTTCGAAATTCCGATTATCTTCCGCTACACCTTCGAAGATTACGACTTCTACGTGGGCCTGGGTATCAACATGGGCCTCAAGCTGAACGGTTCGTCTGAATTCAAGACCAGCGGTGGCAAGCGTGACAATACGGTCGCTACCTCCGGTATGGAAGTGGGCGGTGCCCTCGACATCGGTTACATGCTCACCCGCTGGGTCAGCGTGGATATCCGCGTGGTACAGTGCTTCACGAGCCTCCTGAACAAGACGCTGGTTGCCGAAGAAGCCTTCTATGATTCTTCGCTCAACACGTTCTATACCACTCTCGGTATAAACTTCATGTTCTAA